The following DNA comes from Solea solea chromosome 6, fSolSol10.1, whole genome shotgun sequence.
AAGCGCGACTCCTGCATTAACGGAACACAGGCTTGCAAGTGTTCTTTTATGACGtcattgaggacattttgaccggGAAAATGTACGTTTGCAAAGAAAAATCTTGTGTTGTGTGacgtttattttgttgttaacGCAAGTGCAACATtagttttgtttaatattttcaCTGCccaacattttgtatttattaaagtTTTTTATGAAGTACTTGACTTGACGTTTGTACGTTTAAATTGGTTTcagaaaaggaaataaaagtgtTGCGGGTACTTATGAGTCCATTGTCCTTTGAAGAATTTGAAGCTGTTCAAACATCTTTTTTTGGCTTTAAGTAGCACATAAGGGGTTAAGACCCACACCCCGAGTTAAATGTTGTATATATGAAACTGCCCTTGGTAAAgtgttattgtttgttgcaCTCTTTCTCTTTTGAGCCTGCATATAAAGAAAGTCATCTCACTATTAGCAGAATACAACTTTAATATCATATGCATATACACATTAGAGCCAAAGTCAAGCCCCTTATGCCAAGATCTCTGCTGATTAAGTacacaactgcaaacacatcCACAAAGGGATAATAGCAGAGGGGGTGCATTCTATACACTTACATTATTCATTCTTACTCGCCGTCTCACTGGGTTAATTAGCGAGGAATTAAACAATTATGAAGTTAATGATTCTTCATTTAGGTGTGGAAGCCATCTCAAGGACCTCTCCACCCCCGCTGTAAGTGTCCCACTTTGTAAGCCGGTGGTGTAGTAGTCCTAAGGAAGGCATTCAGACACAAACTCAGGGTGGATGATGAAGTGTCCGGCTTGAAAGGGCTTCACCACATGGAAGCAGCTGTAGCACCTGCTACTAAAAGAAGAACAGGAGCATGGATTAGACCTCAATGGTTATGAGTTCACTGACTGTAGAGACAGGCATATTCCTGTTCAGTGAATGACGCTTTGTGTTATTAAATGCGAGTGAATATGCACCTATGATCCAGGGGGCTATTAGAGTGAGTCGTGTCATATTGTGCTCGTGGAAATTGGTGCTGAGTTCCTGAAGGATTGCTGGTTTGAGGTCTTGTCCGATGCTGAGCACCTGCACGTTGCCTGCCAGACAAATAAGCTAGCCTTAGATTTTCGAACGAAAATGACTAAAGTCTTCGCATTTTATTTAAGTTCTGTCAAAACATTTTGTTGGTACGTATCATTGTGCAAGTGGTTATAGGAAAATCCTGGCCCTTTTGTAGTGGGTACATGGCGTATACTTGCGTTTCACAAAGACTACACTACTAGATGCAGCACAGATATTGTTACAGAGGCACGATGACTAAGTAACATGTTACAGAATCAGGTCATATTCACTAGTCAaacttaaattaatattttactCTGGTATCCCATGGGAATGGTGCCAAAAAATGAAAGGGTTTTGTTActtttcctaatggaaatgtaaaaaaaacatgtaccaaactgctccaaccactggAAACTACTCTGCTTCCCAGGTGCACAAAGCATTTATCTCATCAAAGTGCTGAAAGTCCAGGGCTATTTGTAGCAGAAGAATCCACTTTCACTTGTGAATCTCTTCATGGAAGCTTCTTCACATTGTCAGCCAAACTCCaactgtttgcagccgtctggCTTCACTTGTGCTCGATTGCTGTTGTGCTTCTGCCTCACCTCTTTCAGTCctcacataaaacaaaccacttcctgtgcacAGCAGGCTAATGTTGCGCTCATTCAAAACACCACCAAACTGAGAAACAAAGTCACACTCGACAGCATGAAATCACACTGACGTGATACAATCCTGACTCTGTTCTCACACTGCAGTGTTCTCAGGGTTCAAAGTCTACAAGGAGACATCTTCTTACCTGAGTCGCTGTGCTGCTGAGAGTGGCTGCACATTTCTCAGATAGTCTGTTCTCCTGTAAAGAAAATCAGTATCTTAGTCAGTATTTGAGGTCAGTGGGACTTTTGCCTTATACTGCAGATGGAAAAGATCCATTGTAACCTTTGTGGCTCCTGCAGAGCTGAATGGAAGTGAACTCCAGTGGCAGCAGGAGGCTCGGTGAGCTGCAGTTTCTGCAGTTTGTCAGCAGAGGGCAGAGCTGCGTTGACAGGAGGCATGTGCTGGGGTTTTCCTGCCTCTGCACTTCTCAGATAGTTGCCAGGGCCAGCTGTAACTGGACTGTGAAATGAGAAATGTGTGacaggagggaagagaggacGGTCAAAGTCCACGGGAGGCG
Coding sequences within:
- the LOC131461155 gene encoding uncharacterized protein LOC131461155 isoform X4, with the protein product MAPQLYISAYKEQFGSPHGAKRAPLRPTSAHRRNNPQPRPDFLFPRSLQPSCKSTRSLPHPSPPVDFDRPLFPPVTHFSFHSPVTAGPGNYLRSAEAGKPQHMPPVNAALPSADKLQKLQLTEPPAATGVHFHSALQEPQRRTDYLRNVQPLSAAQRLSRCYSCFHVVKPFQAGHFIIHPEFVSECLP
- the LOC131461155 gene encoding uncharacterized protein LOC131461155 isoform X3, with product MAPQLYISAYKEQFGSPHGAKRAPLRPTSAHRRNNPQPRPDFLFPRSLQPSCKSTRSLPHPSPPVDFDRPLFPPVTHFSFHSPVTAGPGNYLRSAEAGKPQHMPPVNAALPSADKLQKLQLTEPPAATGVHFHSALQEPQRRTDYLRNVQPLSAAQRLSSRCYSCFHVVKPFQAGHFIIHPEFVSECLP
- the LOC131461155 gene encoding uncharacterized protein LOC131461155 isoform X2, producing MAPQLYISAYKEQFGSPHGAKRAPLRPTSAHRRNNPQPRPDFLFPRSLQPSCKSTRSLPHPSPPVDFDRPLFPPVTHFSFHSPVTAGPGNYLRSAEAGKPQHMPPVNAALPSADKLQKLQLTEPPAATGVHFHSALQEPQRRTDYLRNVQPLSAAQRLRQRAGAQHRTRPQTSNPSGTQHQFPRAQYDTTHSNSPLDHSRCYSCFHVVKPFQAGHFIIHPEFVSECLP
- the LOC131461155 gene encoding uncharacterized protein LOC131461155 isoform X1; protein product: MAPQLYISAYKEQFGSPHGAKRAPLRPTSAHRRNNPQPRPDFLFPRSLQPSCKSTRSLPHPSPPVDFDRPLFPPVTHFSFHSPVTAGPGNYLRSAEAGKPQHMPPVNAALPSADKLQKLQLTEPPAATGVHFHSALQEPQRRTDYLRNVQPLSAAQRLRQRAGAQHRTRPQTSNPSGTQHQFPRAQYDTTHSNSPLDHSSRCYSCFHVVKPFQAGHFIIHPEFVSECLP